The Candidatus Hydrogenisulfobacillus filiaventi sequence GGCCCAGAAGCCCAACGCCCCCAGCCGGAAGGGCCGGTGGGCGTCCGGGGCGGTGCGCCGGAGCACCGAGGCGGCTACCGGTCCGATGATGTAGGTGAGCACCGTCGCCGCCGAGACCACCCCCACCAGCGACTGCCAGGAGGGGAAGGGCAGCAGATAGAGCAGGCTCATGATGAGGGCCAGCACCAGTGCCCCCACCGGGATCCCCGTCCGGGGGTCCACCTTGGCCAGCCCGCGGGGGAAGTAGCCATTGTTGGCCAGGGCATAGATGACCCGGGTGGTGGAGGCGATGTAAATGTTACCGGTGCCGCCCGGGGACACCACCGCATCCGCATACAGCAGCACCGCCAGCCAGCCGAGGCCCAGGGTGCTGGCCAGCTGGGCGAAGGGGGCCTGGAAGATCTTCGGCAGGTAGTCCCAACCCTTGCTAAGGTCGTGCTGGGGCACGGCACCGGTGAAGACCACCTGCAGCATCACATAAAGGATAATGCCGAGGATGATGGACAGGATGACGGCCCGGGGCACATCCCGCTGGGGATTGCGGGCCTCCCCAGCCAAGTCCACCGCCTGGCGGAAGCCGAGGTAGGCAAAGACAATCCCCGACGTAGCCACCGCCTCCATCACCCCTGCCGACCCCTTGGCCATAAATCCTCCATCGGCGTGGAAGTTGCTCCCGTGCAGGCCGACGAACAGGAAGACCAGGATGGTCAGGGTCGGCATGATGAACTTGATGAGGGTCAGGGGTGTGTTGACATTGGCGAAGGTGCGGACCCCGAAGTAGTTGATGAGGAAGAACGCCACCAGCAGCAGGGCCGCCAGTACCAGCCCGAAGCCGGTCAGCAGACTGGCGTGGCTGTTCCACAAGCCCGGCACGTAGCGCGAAGCATACTGCATCACCGCCTCCGCCTCCACCGCCGGTACGGAGGCGTAGGCAATCCAGGCCGCCCACCCCATGATGAATCCCGTCAGGTGGCCGTGGCTGAACTGAGGATAGCGGGCAATCCCGCCCGATTCGGGCAGCATCCCCCCAAGTTCCGCGTAGACGAGCCCGATCAGCATCACCGCCACCCCGCCGATGACCCAGGACAGGATAGCAGCTGGACCCGCCACGCTGGCAGCAGTGGGGGCCGACAACAACCAGCCGGATCCGATAATGGCGCCCATCGACGCCATAGTCAGGTCCAGTAGGCCCAGCTCATGTTTGAGGTACTTGCTGGCCACGTATAAAACCTCCCATCTTGCAATAGTGGTCAAAGAACCTTCCCGGAGCCCGCCCTATTGTACGATATAAGTGCCACCAGTCTAACACATAAGGCCGGGTGAACCGTTTCCACCCCTCCCGGGCCGGTCCGCGCCTATTGTAGCCTCTCGGCCCGCCGCGCGCGAGGGCTAGTGTCCCTGCCGCAAGCGGTATTGCAGGGTCTGCCGCGGCACCCCCAGGAGGCGGGCGGCCTCGGAGATGTTCCCGCCGGTGCGAGCCAGGGCCTGGGAAATGAGTTCCAGCTCGTGCTGGCGCAACCGCCGGCGCAGATTCCACTCCCCGCCATCCGCCCGGGGTACGCGTCCCAGCCAGGTGGGCAGGTCCCCTTCCTCCACCCGCCCCCCTAGACTGGTGGCGACCGCCTGGGCGAGCACCCGGAACAGCTCCCGCAGGTTGCCAGGCCAGGCGTAGGCCGCCATCCGGTCCAGGGCCGCAGGGCTGAGGCTCAAGGTGCGGCCGTAATGCCGGCTCCAGCGCCCGA is a genomic window containing:
- the ybeC gene encoding putative amino acid-proton symporter YbeC (Evidence 3 : Putative function from multiple computational evidences) → MASKYLKHELGLLDLTMASMGAIIGSGWLLSAPTAASVAGPAAILSWVIGGVAVMLIGLVYAELGGMLPESGGIARYPQFSHGHLTGFIMGWAAWIAYASVPAVEAEAVMQYASRYVPGLWNSHASLLTGFGLVLAALLLVAFFLINYFGVRTFANVNTPLTLIKFIMPTLTILVFLFVGLHGSNFHADGGFMAKGSAGVMEAVATSGIVFAYLGFRQAVDLAGEARNPQRDVPRAVILSIILGIILYVMLQVVFTGAVPQHDLSKGWDYLPKIFQAPFAQLASTLGLGWLAVLLYADAVVSPGGTGNIYIASTTRVIYALANNGYFPRGLAKVDPRTGIPVGALVLALIMSLLYLLPFPSWQSLVGVVSAATVLTYIIGPVAASVLRRTAPDAHRPFRLGALGFWAPVAFIIGSLIIYWSTWAVDSKLLIAVLIGIVLYALAAAVAPRAIDRPTPQTIRAGIWLVVYLLAISYFGAGRFGAAYNGGKGLIHYPLDLVVVAVMSLIFYYWGVASGIETKDTQEALEAIAETRTAEVPTGFTS